The Actinomycetes bacterium genome has a segment encoding these proteins:
- the zupT gene encoding zinc transporter ZupT, which yields MSDILKALLLTTLAGLATVIGSLLGLIPKKIGNRFFSFSLGFTAGVMIGISFLELMPSAVEKVGFLRSNLFFFAGFGLMFLIDYLIPHEYIGQKDGIAENTDQKLLRTGLFVALGIGIHNFPEGMATFYSALVDIRLGIAIAVAIAIHNIPEGLAVSTPIFKATGSKKKAFFWSMLSGIAEPAGALVTAAFLLPFLNPQILGMVLAAIAGVMVFISIDELIPVSRSYGFDHMPVLGFIAGMAIMSVSLFLIV from the coding sequence ATGAGCGATATATTAAAAGCTTTACTTCTTACTACCCTGGCCGGACTTGCTACGGTAATAGGCAGTCTGCTGGGATTAATACCTAAGAAAATTGGAAATAGGTTCTTTAGTTTTTCTCTGGGCTTTACTGCAGGGGTGATGATCGGTATTTCTTTTTTAGAGCTGATGCCTTCCGCAGTAGAAAAAGTTGGCTTTTTAAGGTCCAATCTATTTTTCTTTGCCGGCTTTGGCCTGATGTTTTTAATAGATTACCTCATTCCCCATGAGTATATTGGCCAGAAGGACGGAATAGCTGAAAATACGGATCAGAAATTATTGAGAACGGGGCTGTTTGTGGCTTTAGGCATAGGTATCCATAATTTTCCGGAAGGCATGGCTACCTTTTACAGCGCCCTGGTGGATATAAGGCTGGGTATAGCCATTGCGGTAGCTATAGCTATACATAATATACCCGAAGGCTTGGCGGTATCCACCCCTATATTCAAGGCAACCGGCAGTAAGAAGAAGGCATTTTTTTGGTCCATGCTTTCCGGTATTGCGGAACCGGCAGGGGCGTTGGTTACCGCAGCATTTTTGTTGCCTTTCTTAAATCCCCAGATACTGGGGATGGTGCTGGCAGCCATTGCCGGGGTAATGGTGTTTATATCCATCGATGAACTGATTCCGGTATCCAGGTCTTATGGGTTTGATCATATGCCGGTTCTGGGTTTTATAGCGGGAA
- a CDS encoding glycerol-3-phosphate acyltransferase produces MDPLLITRNIVLVLLSYLIGSVPFCYIIAKIKHRNLTQIGDRNPGGWNLTFNVSKFWGLIGIIFDMAKGFLPFYLISAYTGSTGLALIAGCAAVAGHNYSPLLKFSGGKGMATLLGLLLAINPFSVLAFGVGILLGLFLIRNMIWGVLSGISWAAIFFLLYYNSTIYILFWLLLFLIIIPKYLNHNIAFIKNFKFKKEKSLKDLFAPKIR; encoded by the coding sequence ATGGACCCGTTATTAATTACAAGGAATATAGTGTTGGTATTGCTCAGCTACCTTATTGGTTCGGTTCCTTTCTGTTACATTATCGCTAAAATCAAGCATAGAAATCTGACCCAGATAGGAGACCGAAATCCGGGAGGCTGGAATCTTACTTTCAATGTGTCTAAATTCTGGGGACTTATAGGGATAATATTTGATATGGCCAAAGGGTTTCTGCCCTTCTATCTGATAAGCGCCTATACCGGCTCTACAGGCCTGGCCCTTATAGCCGGTTGCGCTGCTGTGGCCGGACATAATTACTCCCCCCTGCTAAAATTTTCGGGAGGGAAAGGCATGGCTACCTTACTAGGGTTGTTATTGGCCATCAATCCTTTTTCTGTACTGGCTTTCGGAGTGGGAATTCTACTGGGCCTATTTCTGATAAGAAATATGATCTGGGGTGTTTTAAGCGGTATAAGCTGGGCTGCTATTTTTTTCCTGTTATACTACAATTCCACAATTTATATCCTTTTCTGGCTGCTTTTATTTTTAATTATTATCCCCAAATACTTAAACCACAACATAGCATTTATTAAAAACTTTAAGTTTAAAAAAGAAAAATCCCTAAAAGACCTGTTTGCTCCCAAGATAAGATAA
- a CDS encoding glycosyltransferase: MELFLFYQYAVLLILSLLLVNYIANHILFRKTGKPYSPEQKSTDLPLISILIPARNEEENIRRCLNSLLKQDYPDFEIIVLDDNSTDKTYDIAEGLSKKDARLRVIKGKKLKSGWLGKSFACHQLSQQARGKILVFTDADTLHFPHSVSGAVNSLISGNYGGISVFPQQIMVTVHERMMVPFGNFMILCFLPLLLVKKSKNPLFCTAIGQYMLFRKEVYQQFGGHKTIRKEILEDIHIAKLVKKTGHRFMIFDGTSNVYCRMYKNLDQVIKGYSKVLFAAFDYNFSNFLLAFIMITVLFLAPFVFLPLTLIFNWPQLFTNIIAAQILIIFLMKIIYAVRFKTRGRDILLHPLSVAYLLLIAINSFCKCRFGAGLYWKDRVYDVTDEQDLRLIKHPK; the protein is encoded by the coding sequence ATGGAATTATTTTTATTCTATCAGTATGCAGTGCTTCTAATTTTGTCTCTTCTACTGGTAAATTATATTGCCAACCATATCTTGTTTAGAAAAACAGGCAAACCTTATTCACCTGAACAAAAATCAACGGATTTACCCTTGATCTCCATTCTGATACCTGCCAGAAATGAAGAAGAAAATATAAGAAGATGCCTTAATTCGCTGCTGAAGCAGGACTATCCTGATTTTGAAATTATTGTTCTTGACGACAATTCTACAGATAAAACCTATGATATAGCAGAAGGCCTGTCTAAAAAAGATGCCAGACTCAGGGTAATTAAGGGGAAGAAACTAAAAAGCGGATGGCTGGGCAAGAGTTTTGCCTGTCACCAGCTGTCCCAGCAGGCCAGGGGGAAGATTCTGGTGTTTACCGATGCAGATACCCTGCATTTCCCACATTCGGTTTCCGGTGCAGTAAACAGCTTAATTTCAGGTAACTACGGGGGGATATCGGTGTTTCCACAGCAGATAATGGTAACCGTACATGAGAGGATGATGGTCCCTTTTGGCAATTTTATGATACTATGTTTTTTGCCTTTGCTGCTGGTAAAAAAAAGCAAAAATCCTTTATTTTGCACCGCAATAGGGCAGTACATGCTGTTTAGAAAAGAAGTATACCAACAGTTTGGAGGGCATAAAACTATCCGTAAGGAAATACTTGAAGATATCCATATTGCCAAGCTGGTAAAAAAAACCGGGCACAGGTTTATGATTTTTGATGGGACCAGTAATGTGTACTGCAGGATGTATAAGAATCTGGACCAGGTAATTAAGGGTTACAGCAAGGTTCTGTTTGCTGCTTTTGATTACAATTTTTCCAATTTTTTACTGGCCTTTATAATGATTACTGTTCTGTTTCTTGCTCCCTTTGTTTTTTTGCCCCTGACCCTTATTTTTAACTGGCCCCAGTTGTTCACCAATATTATAGCTGCCCAGATATTGATAATTTTTTTGATGAAAATAATTTATGCGGTCAGGTTTAAAACCAGAGGCAGGGATATACTGCTTCATCCCCTATCGGTTGCTTATCTTTTACTTATTGCCATTAATTCTTTCTGTAAGTGCAGATTTGGAGCAGGGCTGTACTGGAAAGACAGAGTCTATGACGTAACTGATGAACAGGACTTAAGGCTTATCAAGCATCCCAAATAA
- a CDS encoding thioesterase family protein has product MEDYRLEQGLAGQARITVNDSNTAMAYGSGTVDVFATPSMIALMEEAAIKAVDHKLPAGLATVGTRIDVKHMAATPVGMSVTANAELIETDGPKLKFKVEAYDGKEKIGEGIHYRFVINLDQLKQRSLNKLK; this is encoded by the coding sequence ATGGAAGATTACAGGTTAGAGCAGGGTTTGGCCGGTCAGGCCAGGATAACAGTCAATGATAGTAATACCGCCATGGCTTATGGGAGCGGGACGGTAGACGTTTTTGCTACCCCTTCCATGATTGCCTTGATGGAAGAGGCGGCAATAAAGGCTGTTGATCATAAGCTTCCAGCCGGACTGGCAACGGTAGGAACCAGGATAGATGTAAAACATATGGCAGCCACTCCGGTAGGAATGAGCGTAACTGCCAATGCCGAGCTAATAGAAACAGATGGCCCCAAACTTAAATTCAAGGTGGAGGCTTATGACGGCAAAGAAAAGATTGGCGAAGGAATTCACTACCGTTTTGTAATTAACCTTGATCAGCTGAAACAAAGGTCTTTAAATAAATTGAAATAG
- a CDS encoding DUF72 domain-containing protein, translated as MAAGKILVGTSGYSYPNWQDEFYPRDISKKDWLSYYSGQFDSVEINNSFYRLPARSSFESWAEKTPPGFIFSVKASRYITHMKKLNQVQEPLEKFINSARGLKNKLGPILFQLPANFGQNNPRLTELLKLSGDLKFVFEFRHKSWFSRDTYNLLDKYGCGLVISSSPGFPSQEVVTGGICYIRLHGEKKLYHSSYSQKQLRDYADKIADYSQQGIDSYAYFNNDALGHAFRNAIALKQLLK; from the coding sequence ATGGCTGCTGGAAAAATATTGGTCGGAACTTCAGGATATAGCTATCCGAACTGGCAGGATGAATTTTATCCCCGGGACATCAGTAAAAAAGATTGGCTTTCCTACTACTCCGGACAGTTTGACAGTGTGGAAATAAACAATAGTTTCTACCGTTTACCGGCCAGAAGCAGTTTTGAAAGCTGGGCCGAAAAAACTCCTCCCGGCTTCATATTTTCGGTGAAGGCATCAAGGTACATAACCCATATGAAAAAATTGAACCAGGTGCAGGAGCCGCTGGAAAAATTTATTAATTCAGCCCGGGGTTTAAAAAACAAACTGGGTCCAATTCTTTTTCAGCTGCCTGCTAATTTTGGCCAGAATAATCCCAGGCTAACGGAATTACTGAAGTTATCCGGAGATCTGAAATTTGTATTTGAGTTCAGGCATAAAAGCTGGTTTTCCAGGGATACCTATAACTTATTAGATAAATACGGATGTGGCCTGGTAATATCAAGCTCTCCCGGGTTCCCCTCGCAGGAAGTGGTTACAGGGGGTATATGCTACATCCGGCTCCATGGAGAAAAAAAGCTTTATCATTCAAGCTACAGCCAGAAGCAGCTAAGAGATTATGCTGATAAGATTGCCGACTACAGCCAGCAGGGAATAGATAGCTATGCCTATTTCAATAATGATGCTCTAGGGCATGCATTCAGAAATGCTATTGCCTTGAAGCAACTGCTAAAATAA